A genomic region of Herbaspirillum sp. DW155 contains the following coding sequences:
- a CDS encoding FAD/NAD(P)-binding oxidoreductase, whose translation MTRPAPVIVGAGPAGVRAAQTLLAHGLHPIVIDEAAQAGGQIYRQPPRGFLRSRKTLYGFEAGRAQSVHGAFQALREAIDYRPNTLVWNAQPGLLDLMDGMAQSASTLDWDDIIVATGATDRVLPFPGWTTPGVYTLGGSQVALKFQGCAIGRSVVLAGNGPLLYLVAYQYAKSGAHVAAVLDSSSLADRIAALPAMLGQPALLAKGIYYLAWLKLHGVPVHTHAQVQRVEGDARVHALVWRRENLARAGGKPGLEQRIECDAVGFGYALRSETQLADLLGCRFQFDALQRAHLPVRDRSTRSSVPGVYLAGDGAGIMGADAAELAGERAALALLQDRGITVDAARVAQIEGALARIGAFRLGLERAFPFPERWAATASDDLVICRCENIRAGELRAAVREQGAAEMNRLKALTRVGMGRCQGRMCGAAAAEILAHAAGLPVQEVGRLRGQAPIKPIPLGMHVPAPEPVAARVIALHAQEDAS comes from the coding sequence ATGACGCGTCCCGCTCCCGTCATCGTCGGTGCCGGCCCGGCCGGTGTGCGCGCGGCCCAGACGCTGCTGGCGCATGGTCTGCATCCGATTGTCATCGATGAAGCGGCGCAGGCCGGTGGTCAGATCTATCGCCAGCCGCCGCGCGGATTCCTGCGCAGCCGCAAGACACTTTACGGTTTCGAAGCCGGCCGGGCGCAATCGGTGCATGGCGCTTTTCAGGCACTGCGCGAGGCCATCGATTACCGGCCCAACACCCTGGTCTGGAATGCCCAGCCGGGTTTGCTCGACCTGATGGACGGCATGGCGCAATCGGCCTCCACGCTGGATTGGGACGACATCATCGTGGCCACCGGTGCGACCGACCGCGTGTTGCCCTTCCCCGGCTGGACCACGCCCGGCGTCTACACGCTGGGCGGATCGCAGGTGGCGCTCAAGTTCCAGGGCTGCGCTATCGGCCGTTCGGTGGTGCTGGCCGGCAATGGGCCGCTGCTCTATCTGGTGGCCTATCAATATGCCAAGTCCGGTGCGCATGTGGCCGCCGTGCTCGACAGCAGCAGCCTGGCCGACCGCATCGCCGCGCTGCCGGCCATGCTGGGCCAGCCGGCCTTGCTGGCCAAGGGCATCTACTATCTCGCCTGGCTCAAGCTGCACGGCGTACCAGTGCATACCCACGCCCAGGTGCAGCGTGTGGAAGGTGATGCCCGTGTGCATGCGCTGGTCTGGCGTCGCGAGAATCTGGCACGCGCGGGTGGTAAGCCGGGCCTTGAGCAGCGCATTGAATGCGATGCCGTCGGCTTCGGTTATGCACTGCGTTCTGAGACGCAACTGGCCGATCTGCTGGGCTGCCGTTTCCAGTTCGATGCCCTGCAGCGGGCACATCTGCCGGTGCGCGACCGGAGTACCCGCAGCAGCGTGCCGGGTGTCTATCTCGCGGGTGACGGCGCCGGCATCATGGGCGCGGATGCGGCTGAACTGGCCGGTGAACGCGCCGCGCTGGCGCTGCTGCAGGATCGCGGCATCACCGTCGATGCGGCCCGGGTGGCGCAGATCGAAGGCGCGCTGGCACGCATCGGCGCTTTCCGTCTCGGACTGGAACGCGCCTTCCCCTTCCCCGAACGTTGGGCGGCGACCGCATCGGACGATCTGGTGATCTGCCGCTGCGAGAACATCCGCGCCGGTGAATTGCGCGCTGCCGTACGCGAGCAAGGCGCGGCGGAAATGAACCGGCTCAAGGCGCTCACGCGCGTGGGCATGGGTCGTTGCCAGGGCCGCATGTGTGGCGCAGCGGCCGCCGAAATCCTGGCGCATGCCGCCGGCCTGCCGGTGCAGGAAGTCGGACGCCTGCGCGGCCAGGCGCCGATCAAGCCGATTCCATTGGGCATGCATGTGCCGGCGCCCGAGCCGGTCGCGGCGCGCGTGATCGCGCTGCATGCGCAGGAGGATGCCTCATGA
- a CDS encoding (2Fe-2S)-binding protein, producing MSANAQLVRLAERERATVSFTLDGQPATALEGDTVLTAVLTNTSSLRRNEFSGQPRAGFCMMGACQDCWIATDSGERLRACSTFIRAGMQLRSGAGEAA from the coding sequence ATGTCCGCAAACGCACAGCTGGTGCGGCTGGCCGAACGCGAGCGCGCCACGGTCAGCTTCACGCTCGATGGCCAGCCGGCCACGGCGCTGGAAGGCGATACGGTGCTGACCGCGGTGCTGACCAATACTTCCAGTCTGCGCCGCAATGAATTCAGCGGTCAGCCCCGCGCCGGTTTCTGCATGATGGGGGCCTGCCAGGATTGCTGGATCGCCACCGACAGCGGCGAGCGCCTGCGTGCCTGTTCCACCTTCATCCGCGCCGGCATGCAATTGCGCAGCGGTGCAGGGGAGGCCGCATGA